actaagcaaactacccaAAAGATTTTAATAAAAGAACCCGGCTATTCAACGACAAAGATAATCAAATAGGACAATAGGTACCCATCAATATTAATGCATGCAAGCTTAAAATAAATGTTATTAGGACAGaaatatgatcaaggaatatACTTGCCTTAAATCCAGATAATAACTGCTAAGAGCCTTCAACTCTTGCTCTTGCAACTCTTCATCTTCAGAGCTCTCGAACTGCGTTCCTTTCTACTCACAATAAGCATTGGCACAAACATACAAGAAATAAGCAAACAAGCACAACTAAGCAAACAGCACTAAACAGAAGAAAAACATCAAAAGAACACAGTCGAACCTACGAtcgcgagagcgcaagaaaaGCTTAAAACAAAGCTACAGTTGAAAAGATAGAGCTAACGGAAGATTTatgttaaaacaaaaataaactaTAAGCTgaatttattttgaaacaaaaacTATGATACAACAACTCTAACTTGCGGCAGGGAGTTACCGAAGCAGCCGGAATCTCGCCGGGAAGGAGGCGCCGCTGGTCTGctcggagacggcggcggcgatctgCACATAACCGTGGCTTCCGGTGACGATCCTTGTGGTGCAGGAAGGGCACGAGAGGAGGCAAATAAGGAAATTAAAGAGAGAAGAAGGAAATCAAGGAAAAGCTGTCGAGGTACTCACACATAGCCGGAAACGAGTGAGATGAGACGTTATGCAGGACGCTTGTGCTCGTGATTTCCCAGGGCCATGACAGCAGGCGAAGCGTAGGGCTCGGGCAGGAGGCCAGATCGCTGCAGACCTGGGCGATCGGCTCCAGCATGCAGTAGCACTGCGCCTGGAAGTCAGCGTTCTGCGCGAGATTGGTTGGGAGCGGATGCGCGCAGGGGGCAGCGCGCACAGCTGCAGCAGAAACGGCGCAGGGTCTTGGCTTCGTGCTCCTGCAATTCGACGAGAAGAAGGGGGCACAAGGTGCTCGTGATGTTCCTGGTGGCGGCACTCCAAGaagggcggcgcaggggcctTCCAGCGGCGCTGGGAAAGGTGGAGGGCAAGCAGGGAGTCGCAGGCACGCGAGACGaaccaggggcggcggcgctctgctcTTCGAGatactggcggcggcgcagggctacGCGAGAAGGGGGCGTGCGACTACAGGGGCGTGAGCAAGGCTGGGCGCTtggccctttttttttttgcacgtgTGTGTGGCAAGGGAAGGTGCTCGTGTAGGGCTTGGACTCGGCCTTAAGTCCAGGTTGGACATGCGACAAGGAATATGGCTGATCGGCAAACTTCTTGAAACTGGGATGAATATTTTGAACGAGGGCTTAAAGGAGAAACGGGCCGACAAGGTTAAATTTGCTGTTCGACATTATGGACCGAATTGAAAGTAAGACAGACTGAAATAAACAGCGTTGGGTTGGGTCGAGATTGATTTGGGTTGACGGGTAGAATTTGGGTCACGGAGAAAGTGTATAGAGAGAGGTAAGACAGACTGAAATAAAGATCGTTGGGTATAGGATTTAGAGATCATCGGAGCTGACGGTGATGACAAAACAGTATCACCAGAAAATACCGAAATCGAAATAAGATTTCATTTCGAGCGTGATCAATGTGAAAGATTAGAGAATAAGGAACTCGATGGGACAAAGCAAGTTGAATCcagaaagaaaagggaaaggatTTTAGTCGTTTAGAATATATTTTCAAGCATAAAATAAATCTAGAGAAGTCCAGATAAATCttttaatctatgaaaaatATATCCTGAAAATTCCAAGAAAAATCCTGGAGATAGTTTGGGACACGAGAAGTccaaataaaatacttgaatcTCGTGAAAAAGATTCTAGAACTTTCTATTAAATGAATTTAGCTCTATAGAAAATGAGAataatttccaaaaaaaatctgaaaaattctcGAAATATGCAGAAGATGGATAATTATATCTAAAATTTTATTCACAtcccaaaattgaaattttgaggtgtgacagaactaccccttaaacagaatctcgtcccgagattcgcaAAGTCTAAGGGTAAGCTGAAAGATCAGGATAAAGGGATTTTAATGAGAAGGAAAACACGACTGCGGTAGAGAGAAAGATTTGGCTTCAAGTCTTCTGTACTTGCCTTTCCTTCAGAACGATATGGCGGCATTGATAGAATAACGGAGGGATGGACAATGTCATTGCAGGCACAAGTCCCGCAAGACATCACCAGCAATTATTACA
This sequence is a window from Panicum virgatum strain AP13 chromosome 7K, P.virgatum_v5, whole genome shotgun sequence. Protein-coding genes within it:
- the LOC120639925 gene encoding uncharacterized protein LOC120639925; translation: MPPYRSEGKSHAPFSRSPAPPPVSRRAERRRPWFVSRACDSLLALHLSQRRWKAPAPPFLECRHQEHHEHLVPPSSRRIAGARSQDPAPFLLQLCALPPARIRSQPISRRTLTSRRSATACWSRSPRSAAIWPPARALRFACCHGPGKSRAQASCITSHLTRFRLCDRHRKPRLCADRRRRLRADQRRLLPGEIPAASKGTQFESSEDEELQEQELKALSSYYLDLRQVYSLIIFLS